Proteins from a single region of Aureibacter tunicatorum:
- a CDS encoding sigma-54 dependent transcriptional regulator, whose amino-acid sequence MLQDGEILSIKQRFGIIGNSQSINRAIEIAMQVAPTDLTVLITGESGSGKESFSKIIHHLSHRKHGPFIAVNCGAIPEGTIDSELFGHEKGAFTGAAETRKGYFETVNKGTIFLDEIGEMPFSTQARLLRILENGEYIKVGSSKIQKTDVRVVAATNVKLLEAVEKGKFREDLYYRLNTVPIFVPPLRDRGEDVLLLFRKFAMDFAEKYRRKSIFLTPDAEFEMLKFRFPGNIRQLKNIAEQMSVLETDKQIDSKTLSKYLPSTTALTSTSYKSYDNDDKSNNSKDHELLYKVIIDMKKEVDQLKNLVLEIVKTGNIDPDCVEKHAELFDEFNNDVINKTSTQPSPKSTPLLDLPGGASPLLLSPVKGHNISNPEENKEDNTIDITDHEIDDSSEESLSIEKNEKELITKALLKHNNKRKYAAQELGISERTLYRKIKQYGLEK is encoded by the coding sequence ATGTTGCAAGACGGAGAAATCTTATCAATAAAACAACGATTTGGCATCATCGGCAATTCCCAATCCATCAATCGAGCGATTGAAATTGCAATGCAAGTTGCCCCTACTGACCTCACTGTCCTAATCACTGGTGAAAGCGGCAGCGGAAAAGAATCATTCTCCAAAATTATACACCACCTTTCACATAGAAAGCATGGTCCCTTTATCGCTGTCAATTGTGGAGCGATACCAGAGGGCACTATTGATTCCGAACTATTTGGACATGAAAAAGGTGCTTTTACTGGCGCTGCTGAAACCCGAAAAGGATACTTCGAGACCGTCAACAAAGGAACAATTTTCTTGGATGAAATCGGAGAAATGCCTTTCAGTACCCAAGCGAGATTGCTAAGAATTCTTGAAAATGGAGAATACATAAAAGTTGGCTCCTCTAAAATCCAAAAAACGGATGTCAGAGTTGTCGCTGCCACAAATGTAAAACTTCTAGAAGCGGTTGAAAAAGGCAAATTTCGAGAAGACCTTTACTATCGTCTCAACACAGTGCCTATTTTCGTTCCTCCATTAAGAGATCGAGGAGAAGATGTCCTGCTTCTTTTCAGGAAGTTTGCGATGGATTTTGCTGAAAAATATAGAAGAAAATCTATTTTCTTGACCCCCGATGCGGAATTTGAAATGCTCAAGTTTCGATTTCCGGGAAACATACGGCAACTAAAGAATATTGCTGAACAGATGTCAGTGCTGGAGACCGACAAGCAAATCGACAGTAAAACCTTATCAAAATACCTCCCATCGACAACAGCTTTGACTAGTACTAGCTACAAAAGCTATGACAATGATGACAAATCAAATAATTCGAAAGATCACGAATTGCTTTACAAGGTTATCATTGACATGAAAAAGGAAGTGGATCAATTAAAAAATCTTGTGCTGGAAATTGTAAAAACCGGCAATATTGATCCGGATTGTGTTGAAAAACATGCTGAGTTATTCGATGAATTCAATAATGATGTAATCAACAAGACTTCAACTCAACCTTCTCCAAAATCAACGCCACTTTTGGACTTGCCAGGAGGAGCTTCGCCCTTGCTGTTAAGTCCTGTCAAAGGCCATAATATATCGAATCCTGAAGAAAATAAAGAAGACAACACTATCGACATTACGGACCACGAAATCGATGATTCTTCCGAAGAAAGCCTATCAATTGAGAAAAATGAAAAAGAGCTTATTACTAAAGCCCTATTAAAACATAACAATAAAAGAAAATACGCGGCTCAAGAATTGGGTATTTCAGAAAGAACGCTTTACAGAAAAATTAAACAATATGGTCTGGAAAAATAG
- a CDS encoding LptE family protein, translated as MTFKKIRQNLLFIPIIFLINSCISYSFTGASIDYNKVKTISISNFYNETGLGPSYISQEFTNKLQDFFQQNTNLIIVEGGGDLQIDGSIIQFDYKPLAPVAGGNTEYANTDAAGVEQLIITVKASFLNISDDEFDFDNRSFSQNAQYDPSVTSRVAAEPELTDEILDQIVLDIFNATVANW; from the coding sequence ATGACCTTTAAGAAAATTCGTCAGAACTTATTGTTCATTCCCATTATATTTTTGATCAATTCCTGTATCTCATACTCATTCACAGGAGCTTCGATCGATTATAATAAAGTTAAAACAATTTCCATAAGCAATTTCTACAATGAAACAGGTCTTGGTCCTTCATACATAAGCCAAGAATTCACAAATAAACTCCAAGATTTCTTCCAGCAAAATACAAACTTGATTATAGTTGAAGGTGGAGGAGACTTGCAAATTGATGGAAGTATTATTCAATTCGACTACAAGCCTCTAGCTCCTGTCGCTGGTGGTAATACAGAATACGCTAACACTGACGCAGCAGGTGTGGAACAATTAATTATAACAGTCAAAGCAAGTTTTCTTAACATTTCCGATGATGAATTTGATTTCGACAATAGAAGTTTCTCTCAAAATGCACAGTACGACCCTAGCGTGACGTCAAGAGTAGCAGCAGAGCCTGAGTTGACTGATGAAATTCTGGATCAGATTGTATTGGATATTTTCAATGCCACAGTTGCTAACTGGTAA
- the secG gene encoding preprotein translocase subunit SecG, protein MFTLIITLIIIVAVLLILVVLAQKSKGGGLNSNASGASQLMGVQRTGDFLEKTTWGLAIALVVLTLSTKIFIDDEQNNNTFSSPNIEKAQQDMSLPNTIGGTEELPQSTAPAQEDSAK, encoded by the coding sequence ATGTTTACATTAATTATCACACTAATCATTATTGTTGCGGTACTTTTGATTTTAGTAGTTTTAGCTCAAAAGTCAAAAGGTGGTGGACTTAACTCGAATGCTTCTGGCGCTAGCCAATTGATGGGCGTGCAAAGAACAGGCGACTTTTTAGAAAAAACGACTTGGGGATTGGCTATTGCTCTTGTGGTGCTAACTCTTTCCACTAAGATCTTTATCGACGACGAACAAAACAACAATACTTTTTCGAGCCCTAATATTGAAAAAGCTCAGCAAGACATGAGTTTGCCAAACACTATCGGAGGAACTGAGGAATTGCCTCAAAGCACTGCTCCTGCTCAAGAAGATTCTGCTAAGTAA
- a CDS encoding efflux RND transporter periplasmic adaptor subunit: MNLRILVISISFLAILFAGYSGMKYLSDQKTLPPQKEKEHTDTFVRIDTVLLKDEAVRIKSFGRVSSAQTINIVAEANGKLTRGSVPFKKGTNFNKGQLICQIVDKEKELNLLSQKSEFLNSIASILPDIKIDFQDRYQEWKTYFEELDINKPLPPLPDHKSSKEKTFLATKNILKSYYNILSQEEALKKHLIYAPYDGSIANIAFEEGSIVRMGAELGKIIKTKNYEIEIPVDVNEVKWISLKDHVQIYSDDHTQMWHGTVIRIGDHVDPQHQSVNIYIKISPEKNQKIYDGMYLEANIESKPIPNSYSIPRKLLFEKNKIYTLANDSLLKSMEVKILHINDNQAIIGGLPNHTKIITESPGYVKENMAVKILK; encoded by the coding sequence ATGAATCTAAGAATACTCGTTATTTCAATTTCTTTCCTAGCGATCCTTTTTGCTGGGTATTCGGGCATGAAATACTTATCCGATCAAAAGACGCTTCCACCACAAAAAGAAAAAGAACACACTGATACATTCGTGCGTATCGACACCGTCTTGCTTAAGGATGAAGCCGTGCGTATTAAATCCTTTGGCCGTGTCTCAAGCGCCCAAACTATTAATATAGTCGCTGAAGCCAATGGCAAGCTTACCCGAGGCAGCGTCCCATTCAAAAAAGGAACCAACTTCAACAAGGGGCAACTTATTTGCCAAATTGTGGATAAAGAAAAAGAATTAAACTTGCTTTCTCAAAAAAGTGAATTTCTAAACTCAATCGCATCTATTCTTCCTGATATAAAAATCGACTTTCAAGATAGATATCAAGAATGGAAAACCTACTTTGAGGAACTAGATATCAACAAACCTCTTCCTCCTCTCCCTGATCATAAATCATCAAAAGAAAAGACATTCTTAGCTACAAAAAATATACTGAAATCCTACTACAATATATTAAGCCAAGAAGAAGCCTTAAAAAAGCACCTAATTTACGCTCCTTATGACGGCAGTATTGCCAATATAGCTTTTGAAGAAGGCAGTATCGTCAGAATGGGCGCAGAACTGGGAAAAATCATTAAAACTAAAAATTATGAGATAGAAATTCCTGTCGATGTCAATGAAGTAAAATGGATTTCTTTAAAAGATCACGTTCAAATTTACAGCGATGACCATACGCAGATGTGGCATGGAACAGTAATCCGTATTGGCGACCATGTTGACCCACAACATCAATCCGTGAACATTTACATAAAAATATCTCCGGAAAAGAATCAAAAAATCTACGATGGGATGTATTTAGAAGCGAATATAGAAAGCAAGCCTATTCCAAACAGCTACAGCATCCCTAGAAAATTGCTTTTCGAGAAAAATAAAATCTATACACTAGCTAACGATAGTCTTCTAAAAAGCATGGAAGTAAAAATCCTTCATATCAATGATAATCAAGCGATCATCGGAGGACTTCCAAACCACACTAAAATCATCACAGAATCTCCCGGTTATGTAAAAGAAAACATGGCGGTTAAAATTCTTAAATAG